From a single Leptidea sinapis chromosome 19, ilLepSina1.1, whole genome shotgun sequence genomic region:
- the LOC126970005 gene encoding tubulin beta-1 chain isoform X1 — protein MREIVHIQAGQCGNQIGAKFWEIISDEHGIDPTGAYHGDSDLQLERINVYYNEASGGKYVPRAILVDLEPGTMDSVRSGPFGQIFRPDNFVFGQSGAGNNWAKGHYTEGAELVDSVLDVVRKEAESCDCLQGFQLTHSLGGGTGSGMGTLLISKIREEYPDRIMNTYSVVPSPKVSDTVVEPYNATLSVHQLVENTDETYCIDNEALYDICFRTLKLSTPTYGDLNHLVSLTMSGVTTCLRFPGQLNADLRKLAVNMVPFPRLHFFMPGFAPLTSRGSQQYRALTVPELTQQMFDAKNMMAACDPRHGRYLTVAAIFRGRMSMKEVDEQMLNIQNKNSSYFVEWIPNNVKTAVCDIPPRGLKMAATFIGNSTAIQELFKRISEQFTAMFRRKAFLHWYTGEGMDEMEFTEAESNMNDLVSEYQQYQEATADEDAEFDEEQEQEIEDN, from the exons atgaGGGAAATAGTTCACATCCAGGCTGGTCAGTGCGGCAACCAAATTGGTGCTAAG TTCTGGGAAATCATCTCCGACGAGCACGGCATCGACCCCACCGGCGCTTATCACGGCGACTCAGACTTGCAGTTGGAACGCATCAATGTTTACTACAACGAGGCTTCCGGCGGCAAATATGTGCCCCGTGCCATCCTCGTCGACCTGGAGCCTGGCACCATGGACTCTGTCCGTTCTGGCCCCTTCGGACAGATCTTTAGGCCAGACAACTTCGTGTTTGGACAATCCGGTGCTGGTAACAACTGGGCCAAGGGACACTACACAGAAGGAGCTGAACTTGTAGATTCAGTTTTGGATGTAGTCAGAAAAGAAGCAGAATCCTGTGATTGTCTACAAGGTTTCCAGCTAACACACTCCCTTGGCGGCGGTACCGGTTCCGGTATGGGCACACTACTGATCTCCAAGATCAGAGAAGAATATCCAGACAGAATCATGAACACATATTCCGTTGTCCCCTCGCCTAAAGTATCAGATACCGTAGTCGAACCTTACAATGCTACTCTCTCAGTCCACCAGCTAGTTGAGAATACAGATGAGACCTACTGCATTGACAATGAAGCATTGTATGATATCTGTTTCCGCACGCTCAAACTATCCACACCTACATACGGAGACCTTAACCACCTCGTGTCGCTCACAATGTCCGGCGTCACCACCTGCCTGCGGTTCCCCGGTCAGCTGAATGCCGATCTTCGTAAGCTGGCCGTCAACATGGTGCCGTTCCCACGTCTGCACTTCTTCATGCCCGGTTTCGCGCCCCTCACTTCCCGCGGAAGCCAACAGTACCGCGCTCTCACCGTACCcgagctgacccagcaaatgtttgATGCCAAGAACATGATGGCTGCATGCGACCCTCGCCACGGCAGGTACCTCACCGTCGCTGCCATCTTCCGCGGTCGCATGTCCATGAAGGAAGTCGACGAGCAGATGCTCAACATTCAGAACAAGAACTCGTCATACTTCGTCGAATGGATCCCCAACAACGTCAAGACCGCCGTGTGCGACATCCCTCCTCGTGGTCTGAAGATGGCAGCCACCTTCATTGGAAACTCGACCGCCATCCAAGAACTGTTCAAGCGTATCTCGGAACAGTTCACCGCTATGTTCAGGCGCAAGGCTTTCTTGCATTGGTACACTGGCGAGGGTATGGACGAGATGGAGTTCACGGAGGCAGAGAGCAACATGAACGATCTGGTGTCGGAGTACCAGCAGTACCAGGAGGCGACCGCCGACGAGGACGCAGAGTTTGACGAGGAACAAGAGCAAGAAATCGAAGACAACTAA
- the LOC126970032 gene encoding 40S ribosomal protein S20 has product MAAAVVAGKDIEKPQAEVSPVHRIRITLTSRNVRSLEKVCSDLINGAKKQKLRVKGPVRMPTKILRITTRKTPCGEGSKTWDRFQMRIHKRVIDLHSPSEIVKQITSINIEPGVEVEVTIADA; this is encoded by the exons ATG gCGGCCGCCGTAGTAGCAGGAAAAGACATTGAGAAGCCCCAGGCTGAAGTTTCCCCAGTACATCGCATCCGTATTACTTTGACATCTAGAAATGTGCGGTCCCTTGAAAAGGTCTGCTCGGATCTAATTAATGGTGCGAAAAAGCAAAAGTTGCGTGTTAAG gGTCCAGTCCGTATGCCAACCAAGATCCTCAGAATAACAACAAGGAAGACACCTTGCGGTGAAGGTTCCAAAACATGGGACAGGTTCCAAATGCGGATACATAAAAGGGTCATAGATCTTCACTCGCCATCGGAGATTGTGAAACAGATTACTTCCATCAATATTGAGCCAGGTGTCGAAGTTGAAGTGACCATCGCTGATGCATAG